The following are encoded in a window of Mycobacterium sp. ELW1 genomic DNA:
- a CDS encoding DeoR/GlpR family DNA-binding transcription regulator gives MDSDTRQGRIVEFARTRGRVEVAALAEELDVAAETIRRDLKVLAGRRILKRVHGGAIPLETAAFESTVEYRSQVDLAEKHRIAGAATELLHGAETVYLDEGFTPRLIAERLADQELTVVTSSLLAAEALAHSESVTVLLLGGRMRGRTLATVDHWATDMLGSLVIDVAYLGTNGISPEHGLTTPDPAVAAVKHMAVKVARRRVLVAAHTKFGVSSFCRFADVADFDSIVTGTELPAVDARRYEAMGPAVVRT, from the coding sequence GTGGATTCGGACACCCGCCAAGGCCGCATAGTCGAGTTCGCCCGCACCAGGGGGCGAGTCGAGGTGGCGGCGCTGGCCGAGGAACTCGATGTCGCGGCCGAGACGATCCGCCGCGACCTGAAGGTGCTCGCCGGTCGCCGAATCCTCAAACGCGTGCACGGCGGCGCCATACCGCTGGAGACCGCGGCATTCGAATCAACCGTCGAATACCGCAGCCAGGTGGACCTCGCCGAGAAGCACCGGATCGCCGGGGCGGCCACCGAGCTGTTGCACGGAGCCGAAACGGTGTACCTGGACGAAGGTTTCACTCCCCGGCTGATCGCCGAACGGCTGGCCGATCAGGAGCTGACGGTGGTGACCTCGTCACTGCTGGCCGCCGAGGCGCTGGCACACAGTGAGTCGGTGACGGTCCTGCTGCTCGGCGGCCGGATGCGGGGCCGCACGCTGGCGACGGTGGACCATTGGGCTACCGACATGCTCGGCAGCCTGGTGATTGACGTCGCTTACCTTGGCACGAACGGCATTTCGCCCGAGCATGGCCTCACCACGCCCGACCCGGCCGTCGCCGCGGTGAAGCACATGGCAGTCAAAGTCGCCCGTCGCCGGGTTCTGGTGGCCGCGCACACGAAATTCGGCGTCAGCAGCTTCTGCCGATTCGCCGACGTGGCCGATTTCGACTCGATCGTGACCGGCACGGAGTTACCCGCCGTCGATGCCCGCCGGTATGAGGCGATGGGGCCCGCCGTCGTGCGAACCTGA
- a CDS encoding PTS mannitol transporter subunit IICBA has product MWVLLVIRCDRHHPRIGGTELSTTETPPRTGARVHVQKLGTSLSNMVMPNIGAFIAWGLITALFIKAGWLTGIFPGLRDPGGWVAKIGGWGDFADGGIVAPMITYLLPILIGATGGRMVYGIRGGVVGAIATMGVIAGTDIPMFLGAMMMGPLGGWVMKKVDAIWDGKVRPGFEMLIDNFSAGIVGLILAAFGFFGIGPIVSGFSHGAGRVVDFLVAHDLLPLTSIFIEPAKVLFLNNAINHGVLTPLGTTQALQTGKSVLFLLEANPGPGLGILLAFMAFGRGAAKASAPGAAIIQFFGGIHEIYFPYVLMKPKLIAATILGGMTGIFINVLFGSGLRAPAAPGSIIAVYAQTATGSYLGVTLSVVGAAAVSFAVAALLLKTDRSDDDGDLAAATAGMEALKGKKSSVSSALVGSADGGPITNIVFACDAGMGSSAMGASVLRKKVQGAGFSDVKVTNQSIANLTDTYGLVVTHQDLTARARQKTPSAVHVSVDNFMNAPQYDEIVELLGKANGGNGTAPAPVEQADEAPGEDVLALESIVLAGTATTRDGAISEAGRLLVACGAVEPSYVHAMHEREGSVSTYMGNGLAIPHGTNEAKGAIRRTGISFVRYAQPIDWNGKPAEFVVGIAGAGKDHMALLTRIAGVFLNNDEVTRLRNATSADEVRAVLGGNGG; this is encoded by the coding sequence ATGTGGGTTTTACTGGTCATCAGATGTGATCGGCATCACCCAAGAATCGGAGGCACCGAGTTGTCCACCACCGAGACACCACCGCGGACCGGGGCACGAGTTCATGTTCAGAAGCTGGGCACGTCGCTGTCGAACATGGTCATGCCCAATATCGGCGCCTTCATCGCCTGGGGCCTGATCACCGCCCTGTTCATCAAGGCCGGCTGGCTGACCGGGATTTTCCCGGGGCTGCGCGACCCGGGCGGTTGGGTGGCCAAGATCGGCGGCTGGGGGGACTTCGCCGACGGCGGCATCGTCGCGCCGATGATCACCTACCTGCTGCCGATCCTGATCGGAGCCACCGGCGGCCGGATGGTCTACGGGATCCGCGGCGGCGTGGTCGGCGCGATCGCGACCATGGGCGTGATCGCGGGCACCGACATCCCGATGTTCCTCGGCGCGATGATGATGGGACCTCTCGGCGGTTGGGTGATGAAGAAGGTCGACGCCATCTGGGACGGCAAGGTCCGTCCCGGCTTCGAGATGCTCATCGACAACTTCTCGGCCGGCATCGTCGGGCTGATCCTGGCCGCCTTCGGCTTCTTCGGAATCGGTCCGATCGTGTCAGGCTTCAGCCACGGCGCCGGCCGGGTGGTGGATTTCCTGGTCGCCCACGACCTGCTGCCCCTGACGTCGATCTTCATCGAGCCGGCCAAGGTCCTGTTCCTCAACAATGCGATCAACCACGGGGTGCTCACGCCGCTGGGCACCACTCAGGCCCTGCAAACCGGCAAGTCCGTGCTGTTCCTACTGGAAGCCAATCCCGGCCCCGGACTGGGAATCCTGCTGGCGTTCATGGCATTCGGACGAGGTGCCGCCAAGGCATCGGCACCGGGCGCGGCGATCATCCAGTTCTTCGGCGGCATCCACGAGATCTACTTCCCGTACGTCCTGATGAAGCCCAAGCTGATCGCCGCCACCATCCTCGGCGGCATGACCGGCATCTTCATCAACGTGCTGTTCGGATCCGGACTGCGCGCACCGGCCGCACCGGGTTCCATCATCGCCGTCTACGCCCAGACCGCCACCGGCAGCTACCTCGGTGTCACGCTGTCGGTGGTGGGCGCCGCCGCAGTCTCATTCGCGGTGGCCGCACTCCTGCTGAAGACCGACCGCTCCGACGACGACGGAGACCTGGCCGCCGCGACTGCGGGCATGGAGGCACTCAAGGGCAAGAAATCGAGCGTGTCCTCGGCACTGGTCGGCTCTGCCGACGGGGGCCCCATCACCAACATCGTGTTCGCCTGCGACGCCGGCATGGGCTCGTCGGCGATGGGCGCCTCGGTGCTGCGCAAGAAGGTTCAGGGAGCCGGCTTCTCCGACGTCAAGGTGACCAACCAGTCCATCGCCAATCTCACCGACACCTACGGTTTGGTGGTCACCCACCAGGATCTGACCGCACGCGCACGGCAGAAGACGCCGTCGGCGGTCCACGTCTCGGTGGACAACTTCATGAACGCGCCCCAGTACGACGAAATCGTCGAGCTGCTCGGAAAGGCCAACGGCGGCAACGGCACTGCGCCCGCCCCGGTCGAACAGGCCGACGAGGCACCCGGCGAGGACGTGCTGGCCCTCGAGTCGATCGTGCTGGCCGGCACGGCCACCACACGCGACGGAGCGATCAGCGAAGCAGGCCGGCTGCTGGTGGCCTGCGGCGCGGTCGAGCCGTCCTACGTCCACGCGATGCATGAGCGGGAGGGCTCGGTGTCCACCTACATGGGCAACGGCCTGGCGATCCCGCACGGCACCAACGAGGCCAAGGGCGCCATCCGGCGCACCGGGATCTCGTTCGTGCGCTATGCCCAGCCGATCGATTGGAATGGCAAGCCCGCCGAGTTCGTCGTCGGTATCGCGGGTGCCGGCAAGGACCATATGGCGTTGCTGACCAGGATCGCCGGGGTGTTCCTCAACAACGACGAGGTGACCCGGCTTCGGAACGCCACGAGTGCCGACGAGGTCCGGGCGGTACTCGGCGGCAACGGCGGGTGA
- a CDS encoding zinc-dependent dehydrogenase, with protein MKALRFYAPEDVRLEDVPEPTCGPDEVKIRVRNCSTCGTDVKIFHNGHQNLTPPRTIGHEIAGEIVEVGAEVNSTYGSEWQVGDRVQVIAAVPCGHCHECRKGWMAVCENQTSVGYQYDGGFAEYMIVPKQVLAVDGLNRIPDNVGFDEASAAEPFACAINAQELLGIEEGDTVVVFGAGPIGCMHIRIARGVHNCGPVYLVDVNDSRLAMSADAVHPDGVINAADVDVVAKVMELTGGRGADVIITATAANITQEQAIAMAARNGRISFFGGLPKTNPTITCDSNVVHYRQLHIHGANGSAPEHNKRALEYISTGQVPVKDLITRHISLDDVMDAFGIVKSGEAIKVTVEP; from the coding sequence ATGAAAGCCCTGCGCTTCTACGCACCCGAGGATGTCCGGCTCGAGGATGTCCCGGAGCCCACCTGCGGGCCTGACGAGGTCAAGATCCGGGTACGCAACTGTTCGACGTGCGGTACCGACGTCAAGATCTTCCACAACGGCCACCAGAACCTGACCCCGCCGCGGACGATCGGCCACGAGATCGCCGGCGAGATCGTCGAGGTCGGCGCCGAGGTCAACTCGACGTACGGCAGCGAATGGCAGGTCGGCGACCGGGTGCAGGTCATCGCCGCGGTGCCGTGCGGGCATTGCCACGAATGTCGCAAGGGCTGGATGGCGGTGTGTGAGAACCAGACTTCGGTGGGCTACCAGTACGACGGCGGTTTCGCCGAGTACATGATCGTGCCCAAGCAGGTCCTCGCCGTCGACGGGCTGAACCGGATTCCCGACAACGTCGGCTTCGACGAGGCGTCCGCCGCCGAGCCATTCGCGTGCGCCATCAACGCCCAGGAGCTGCTGGGCATCGAGGAAGGTGACACCGTCGTTGTCTTCGGCGCCGGCCCGATCGGCTGTATGCACATCCGGATCGCCCGCGGCGTGCACAACTGCGGACCGGTATATCTCGTCGACGTCAACGACAGCCGCCTGGCGATGTCCGCTGACGCAGTCCACCCCGACGGGGTCATCAACGCCGCCGACGTCGATGTCGTCGCCAAGGTCATGGAGCTGACCGGCGGCCGTGGTGCCGACGTGATCATCACCGCGACGGCCGCCAACATCACTCAGGAGCAGGCGATCGCGATGGCCGCGCGCAACGGGCGCATCTCCTTCTTCGGTGGCCTACCCAAGACCAATCCGACGATCACCTGCGACTCGAACGTGGTGCATTACCGCCAGCTGCACATCCACGGCGCGAACGGCTCGGCGCCCGAGCACAACAAGCGTGCGCTCGAATACATCTCCACCGGGCAGGTCCCCGTGAAAGACCTCATCACCCGCCATATTTCGCTCGACGACGTGATGGACGCTTTCGGCATCGTCAAAAGCGGCGAGGCGATCAAGGTCACCGTCGAGCCATAG
- a CDS encoding CsbD family protein translates to MMEHNNAEQARAGLVGSIKGKVKEAFGAVTGNDSLTAEGQLDQVEAQHRKEANAAEAVADAEAAEAQSQKAEARSAGVDARTEVNSRAASAEQLIDGQAEAQKRAAEKAAHQQAVTEAARAEQDAQRDAASADARARLESQQAGEKLAAAAEDHQDAVLDAASAKAEADRLRRAADDLTNNADLP, encoded by the coding sequence ATGATGGAACACAACAATGCCGAGCAGGCGCGGGCTGGCCTGGTCGGCTCGATCAAGGGCAAGGTCAAAGAGGCCTTCGGCGCTGTCACCGGCAACGATTCGTTGACCGCCGAGGGGCAACTCGACCAGGTCGAAGCGCAGCACCGCAAGGAAGCCAACGCGGCCGAAGCGGTCGCGGATGCCGAGGCGGCCGAGGCGCAGTCGCAGAAGGCCGAGGCCAGATCGGCGGGAGTCGATGCCCGCACCGAGGTGAACAGCCGGGCCGCATCGGCCGAACAGCTCATCGACGGCCAGGCGGAAGCCCAGAAGCGCGCTGCCGAAAAAGCCGCTCACCAGCAGGCGGTCACTGAGGCTGCCCGAGCCGAGCAGGATGCCCAACGCGACGCCGCCAGTGCGGACGCGCGGGCACGGCTCGAGTCGCAGCAGGCCGGCGAGAAGCTGGCGGCGGCTGCTGAAGACCATCAAGACGCCGTGCTCGATGCCGCCAGTGCGAAGGCGGAAGCCGATCGCCTCAGGCGTGCGGCCGACGACCTGACCAACAACGCCGACCTCCCCTGA
- a CDS encoding IF2 family translation initiation factor, producing MNVTTLPFAVLRLQYRAARIPLQIVEDHLVARLAAESPARLFYERSLGALDVRVGRTLGDRGLTERGAAMAKRSDTLREAARLDAEAEAEARSAGEEFTTRRDEAIRQSDDAQSAKAEAVEEARLNAQARKRHAAQSAQERADTAKDRADNTAAQRAAAVQKAKQDEQARIDAVQKATTKAADAKLSDAQQKRSEAVATRNDADRVSELADAEKKKRQEARAAGNGTT from the coding sequence ATGAATGTCACCACCTTGCCCTTCGCGGTCTTGCGTCTGCAATACCGTGCAGCCCGCATCCCCCTTCAAATCGTCGAGGACCACCTGGTCGCACGGCTCGCCGCCGAGTCGCCGGCCCGACTGTTCTACGAGCGCTCCCTGGGTGCGCTCGATGTCAGGGTCGGCAGAACCCTCGGAGATCGCGGACTCACCGAGCGCGGCGCGGCCATGGCCAAGCGCAGCGATACGCTGCGCGAGGCGGCCCGGCTCGACGCTGAGGCGGAGGCCGAAGCCCGTTCCGCCGGTGAAGAATTCACCACCCGCCGTGACGAGGCGATCCGCCAGAGCGACGACGCTCAGTCCGCCAAGGCGGAGGCGGTAGAGGAGGCGCGGCTCAACGCGCAAGCGCGCAAACGGCACGCGGCGCAGAGCGCCCAAGAACGTGCCGACACCGCGAAGGACCGCGCTGACAACACTGCGGCCCAGCGGGCTGCCGCAGTGCAGAAGGCCAAGCAAGACGAACAAGCTCGAATCGACGCGGTGCAGAAGGCGACGACCAAGGCCGCTGACGCCAAGCTCAGCGACGCGCAGCAGAAGCGCAGCGAAGCCGTGGCCACGCGCAACGATGCCGACCGGGTATCCGAGCTCGCCGATGCAGAGAAGAAGAAGCGACAGGAAGCCCGGGCAGCCGGGAACGGCACCACGTAG
- a CDS encoding acyl-CoA dehydrogenase family protein has product MSTTTAPAKKDTYTPLELFATDRLLDADERDIAATVRKFVDTRLRPNVEDWFESGTLPKELGKEFGDMGLLGMHLQGYGCAGTNAVSYGLACMELEAGDSGFRSFVSVQGSLSMFSIYRYGSEEQKNEWLPRLATGEAIGCFGLTEPDFGSNPAGMRTRARRDGSDWVLDGTKMWITNGNLADVATVWAQTDDGVRGFLVPTDTPGFTANVIHKKLSLRASVTSELVLDNVRLPASAQLPEATGLGAPLSCLNEARFGIVFGALGAARDSLETAIAYAQAREVFDRPLSSFQLSQEKLANMTLELGKGMLLAVHLGRLKDAEGARPEQISLGKLNNVREALAIARECRTLLGGSGITLEYSPLRHANNLESVLTYEGTSEMHLLSIGRALTGQAAFR; this is encoded by the coding sequence ATGAGCACCACCACGGCTCCGGCCAAGAAGGACACTTACACACCGCTGGAGCTGTTCGCGACCGACCGTCTGCTCGACGCCGACGAACGCGACATCGCCGCCACCGTCCGCAAGTTCGTCGACACCCGGCTTCGGCCGAATGTCGAGGACTGGTTCGAATCCGGCACCCTGCCAAAAGAACTCGGCAAAGAGTTCGGCGACATGGGCTTGTTGGGCATGCACCTGCAGGGCTACGGCTGCGCGGGGACCAATGCGGTCAGCTACGGCCTGGCGTGTATGGAGCTCGAGGCCGGTGACAGCGGGTTCCGCAGTTTCGTGTCGGTCCAGGGCTCGCTGTCGATGTTCTCGATCTATCGGTACGGCTCCGAGGAACAGAAGAACGAGTGGCTGCCCCGGCTGGCCACCGGCGAGGCGATCGGGTGCTTCGGCCTGACCGAGCCGGACTTCGGTTCCAACCCCGCCGGGATGCGCACCCGGGCGAGGCGTGACGGAAGCGATTGGGTGCTCGACGGCACCAAGATGTGGATCACCAACGGCAATCTCGCCGATGTGGCCACGGTGTGGGCGCAGACCGACGACGGTGTTCGGGGTTTCCTGGTACCGACGGATACTCCCGGGTTCACGGCCAATGTCATTCACAAGAAGCTGTCGCTGCGGGCCTCGGTCACCTCGGAGCTGGTGCTCGACAACGTGCGGCTGCCGGCGTCGGCCCAGCTGCCGGAGGCCACCGGCCTGGGTGCGCCGCTGTCGTGCCTCAACGAGGCCCGGTTCGGGATCGTGTTCGGCGCGCTGGGAGCGGCGCGCGACAGCCTGGAGACCGCGATCGCCTACGCGCAAGCGCGTGAGGTCTTCGACCGGCCGCTGTCGAGTTTCCAGCTGTCGCAGGAGAAGCTGGCCAACATGACCCTCGAGCTGGGCAAGGGCATGCTGCTGGCCGTGCACCTCGGCCGGCTGAAAGACGCCGAAGGCGCCCGTCCCGAGCAGATCAGCCTCGGCAAGCTCAACAACGTCCGCGAGGCGCTGGCCATCGCGCGCGAATGCCGAACCCTGCTGGGCGGCAGCGGGATCACGCTGGAGTATTCGCCGCTGCGGCATGCGAACAACCTCGAGTCCGTCCTCACCTATGAAGGCACCTCCGAGATGCACCTGCTGTCGATCGGACGTGCGCTGACCGGCCAGGCTGCGTTCCGCTGA
- a CDS encoding NAD-dependent succinate-semialdehyde dehydrogenase: MSLYAVVDPKSGEVVREYPTATDEQIEQALASAAAAFRDWSKTSTVADRANLIRRVAALHTERRDKLAEIINREMGKPLDQALGEVDFSAAIYEYYADNAEKFLADEPIELLDGDGSAVIKRGPVGVLLGIMPWNYPYYQVARFAGPNLTLGNTIVLKHAPQCPESAEAIQQIFDDAGYPAGAYVNVYATNEQIADAIADPRVQGVSLTGSERAGAAVAEIAGRNLKKVVLELGGSDPFIVLSSDDLDATVEAAMAGRFENTGQACNAAKRFIVSADLYDEFLDKFTKKVVEAADGLAPLSSLGAAQRLAEQIDRAVADGANLVSEGKRDGAYFPPGVLTGVSPDSATYREELFGPVAMVFKVSSEDEAVELANDIPFGLGSYVFTTDEEQAKRVADKIDAGMVFVNVVGADGVELPFGGVKRSGFGRELGRFGIDEFVNKKLIRIG, encoded by the coding sequence ATGAGTCTGTACGCGGTGGTCGACCCGAAATCCGGTGAAGTCGTGCGGGAGTACCCGACGGCCACCGACGAACAGATCGAACAGGCGCTGGCGTCGGCCGCCGCCGCCTTCCGGGACTGGTCGAAGACCTCGACCGTGGCCGACCGGGCGAACCTGATCCGCCGGGTGGCCGCCCTGCACACCGAGCGTCGCGACAAGCTGGCCGAGATCATCAACCGCGAGATGGGCAAACCGCTGGACCAGGCCCTCGGCGAAGTCGACTTCAGCGCGGCGATCTACGAGTACTACGCCGACAACGCCGAGAAGTTCCTCGCCGACGAGCCGATCGAACTGCTCGACGGCGACGGCAGCGCGGTGATCAAGCGCGGCCCGGTGGGCGTCCTGCTGGGCATCATGCCGTGGAACTACCCGTACTACCAGGTCGCCCGGTTCGCGGGTCCGAACCTGACGCTGGGCAACACGATCGTGCTCAAGCACGCCCCGCAGTGCCCGGAATCCGCCGAGGCCATCCAGCAGATCTTCGACGACGCCGGCTACCCGGCCGGTGCCTACGTCAACGTGTATGCGACCAACGAGCAGATCGCCGACGCCATCGCCGACCCGCGAGTGCAGGGGGTGTCGCTGACCGGTTCCGAGCGTGCCGGTGCCGCGGTCGCCGAGATCGCCGGGCGCAACCTGAAGAAGGTGGTGCTGGAGCTCGGTGGCTCGGATCCGTTCATCGTGCTGTCCAGCGACGACCTGGACGCGACCGTCGAGGCCGCGATGGCGGGCCGCTTCGAGAACACCGGTCAAGCCTGCAACGCGGCCAAGCGGTTCATCGTCTCCGCCGACCTCTACGACGAGTTCCTGGACAAATTCACCAAGAAGGTGGTCGAAGCGGCCGACGGGCTGGCGCCACTGTCGTCGTTGGGCGCGGCCCAGCGGCTGGCCGAGCAGATCGATCGCGCGGTGGCCGACGGCGCCAACCTGGTCTCGGAAGGCAAGCGCGACGGCGCCTACTTCCCGCCGGGCGTGCTGACCGGGGTCTCCCCCGACTCGGCGACCTATCGCGAGGAACTGTTCGGTCCGGTGGCGATGGTCTTCAAGGTCAGTTCCGAGGACGAGGCCGTCGAACTGGCCAACGACATTCCGTTCGGGCTCGGCTCCTACGTGTTCACCACGGATGAAGAACAGGCCAAGCGGGTAGCCGACAAGATCGACGCCGGAATGGTGTTCGTGAACGTGGTCGGCGCCGACGGTGTCGAGCTGCCGTTCGGCGGAGTGAAGCGCTCCGGTTTCGGACGGGAGCTGGGCCGGTTCGGCATCGACGAGTTCGTCAACAAGAAACTGATCCGGATCGGATAA
- a CDS encoding cupin domain-containing protein, with translation MQDGAGVEVLAGVDGWMTRLGPKLRELRKERALTLEAVASSAGLTKGFLSLLERGQTTISVPNLLRVCEILSVSVGSLFDYPDSPVVRGGGAPVEMGGTGIREYLLTPETERNLQVMRTVLHPGGGTGGAYTLESETIFVFVLRGCLRLTVDGQESVLKTGDCYTFSAKAAHSWDNPGPDVSEVLWSITPPIPRISDPNRA, from the coding sequence ATGCAGGACGGCGCCGGCGTCGAGGTTCTCGCGGGGGTCGACGGCTGGATGACCAGGCTGGGCCCGAAGCTGCGCGAGCTCCGCAAAGAGCGTGCGCTGACGTTGGAAGCGGTCGCCTCCTCGGCCGGTCTGACCAAAGGCTTCCTGAGTCTCCTGGAGCGCGGTCAGACCACCATCTCGGTGCCCAACCTGCTCCGCGTGTGCGAAATCCTCAGTGTCTCAGTGGGTTCGCTGTTCGACTATCCGGATTCGCCTGTCGTGCGCGGCGGGGGTGCGCCAGTAGAGATGGGCGGCACCGGAATCCGCGAGTATCTGCTGACGCCGGAGACCGAACGCAACCTGCAGGTGATGCGCACGGTGCTACACCCCGGCGGCGGGACGGGCGGCGCTTACACATTGGAGTCCGAAACCATCTTCGTCTTCGTGCTGCGCGGGTGCCTGCGCCTGACCGTCGATGGTCAGGAATCGGTCCTCAAAACCGGCGACTGCTACACCTTCTCGGCGAAGGCAGCGCATTCCTGGGACAACCCCGGACCGGATGTCAGCGAGGTATTGTGGTCGATCACGCCACCGATCCCACGGATTTCGGACCCGAATCGGGCCTGA
- a CDS encoding sulfatase-like hydrolase/transferase, producing the protein MSEAREASERPDIIIVMTDEERATPPYEADDVLAWRQRVLSGRRWFDENGVSFGRHYTGSLACVPSRPTIFTGQYPDLHGVTQTDGIGKVFDDSRMRWLRRGEVPTLGNWFRAAGYDTHYDGKWHISHADLTDPDTGGPLATNDDDGVVDPGAVRRYLDADPLAPFGFSGWVGPEPHGAGLANSGVRRDPLIADRVVTWLQDRYARRRAGDATALRPFLLVASFVNPHDIVLFPTWARRSPLEPSPLDPPPIPPAPTAAEDLRTKPAAQIAFREAYYSGYGPAAAIQRVYDSGAQRYRDLYYRLHAEVDTPIDRVRRTVTDGGSEHAVLVRTADHGDLLGAHGGLHQKWFNLYDEATRVPFVIARVGAGATERRLVTAPTSHVDLLPTLLGAAGIDVQSTAATLSESFTEVHPLPGRNVMPIVDGAPADDTRAVYIMTRDNMLEGDTGASGLGRRLKQTVNPPAPLRIRIPAHTAANFEGLVTQVDGHLWKLVRTFDDPGTWTEPGIRHLAANGVGGETYRTSPLDDQWELYNLTDDPIEAINRWADPELHELKANLRTQLKQVRADAVPERNNPWPYASRRPPARRRRHLFG; encoded by the coding sequence GTGTCTGAAGCGCGTGAAGCGTCTGAACGTCCCGACATCATCATCGTGATGACCGACGAGGAACGCGCGACTCCGCCGTACGAGGCCGATGACGTTCTGGCCTGGCGGCAGCGAGTATTGAGCGGCCGACGGTGGTTCGACGAGAATGGCGTCAGTTTCGGGCGCCACTACACCGGCTCGCTGGCCTGTGTGCCGAGTCGGCCGACGATCTTCACCGGGCAGTATCCCGACCTGCACGGCGTCACCCAGACCGACGGCATCGGAAAGGTATTCGACGATTCGAGGATGCGCTGGTTGCGCCGCGGTGAAGTGCCCACCCTGGGTAACTGGTTCCGCGCGGCGGGCTATGACACCCACTACGACGGCAAGTGGCACATCTCGCACGCCGACCTGACCGATCCCGACACCGGTGGTCCGCTGGCGACCAATGACGACGACGGTGTCGTCGACCCCGGAGCGGTACGGCGCTACCTCGACGCCGACCCGCTTGCGCCGTTCGGATTCTCCGGCTGGGTCGGTCCCGAACCGCACGGCGCAGGACTGGCCAACAGCGGCGTCCGACGTGACCCGCTGATCGCCGACCGGGTGGTGACCTGGCTGCAGGATCGCTATGCCCGCCGACGTGCCGGTGACGCGACGGCACTGCGGCCGTTCCTGCTGGTGGCGAGTTTCGTCAACCCACACGACATCGTGTTGTTCCCCACCTGGGCGCGGCGAAGCCCGCTGGAACCCTCGCCGCTGGACCCACCACCGATTCCGCCCGCCCCCACCGCGGCAGAAGACCTGCGCACCAAGCCCGCCGCGCAGATCGCTTTCCGGGAGGCCTACTACTCCGGGTATGGTCCCGCGGCGGCGATCCAGCGGGTGTATGACTCTGGCGCGCAACGCTATCGGGACCTCTACTACCGGTTGCACGCCGAGGTGGACACGCCTATCGATCGCGTTCGCCGAACGGTGACCGACGGCGGCTCGGAGCATGCCGTGCTGGTACGCACCGCCGATCACGGCGATCTGCTCGGGGCGCACGGCGGACTTCATCAGAAGTGGTTCAACCTCTACGACGAGGCGACCCGCGTGCCGTTCGTGATCGCGCGGGTCGGTGCCGGCGCCACCGAGCGGCGACTGGTGACAGCACCGACTTCCCACGTGGACCTGCTGCCGACCCTGCTCGGCGCCGCCGGTATCGATGTGCAGTCCACGGCCGCAACGCTTTCCGAATCCTTCACCGAAGTTCACCCACTGCCGGGCCGAAATGTCATGCCGATCGTCGACGGGGCGCCTGCCGACGACACACGAGCGGTGTACATCATGACCCGCGACAACATGCTCGAAGGCGACACCGGGGCCTCAGGACTGGGCCGCCGCCTCAAGCAGACGGTGAATCCTCCTGCGCCATTGCGTATCCGGATTCCGGCACACACCGCCGCGAACTTCGAAGGGCTCGTCACCCAGGTCGACGGTCACCTGTGGAAGTTGGTGCGCACGTTCGACGACCCGGGCACCTGGACCGAGCCCGGGATTCGGCATCTCGCCGCCAACGGCGTCGGGGGCGAGACGTATCGCACCAGTCCGCTCGACGACCAATGGGAGCTCTACAACCTGACCGACGACCCGATCGAGGCGATCAATCGCTGGGCCGATCCCGAGTTACACGAGCTGAAAGCGAATCTGCGAACCCAACTCAAGCAGGTGCGCGCCGATGCGGTTCCCGAGCGCAACAATCCTTGGCCCTACGCGTCACGACGGCCTCCGGCGCGGCGTCGCCGGCACCTGTTCGGCTAG
- a CDS encoding SRPBCC family protein: MRLNDPVADIRRSRAIAADPQKIWDVLADFGAVSSWADVVDHSCLLDHGAAGGAVGTSRRIQLGRTTLVERIVEFDPPHTLAYDVEGLPPLVRRLRNRWTLRPIARGLTEVSLTSAVTVGSNPLQRIAERVFLRASVTRLDRLIGCLARELEGHRV, encoded by the coding sequence ATGCGGTTGAATGATCCGGTGGCCGACATTCGCCGCAGCCGAGCAATCGCCGCCGACCCGCAGAAGATCTGGGACGTGCTGGCCGACTTCGGTGCGGTCAGTTCGTGGGCCGACGTCGTCGACCACTCGTGCCTGCTCGATCACGGCGCCGCCGGCGGCGCCGTCGGTACGTCACGCCGCATCCAGCTCGGGCGGACGACGCTCGTCGAGCGAATCGTCGAATTCGACCCGCCGCACACACTCGCCTACGACGTCGAGGGACTGCCCCCATTGGTGCGCCGGCTCCGCAACCGGTGGACTCTGCGGCCGATCGCCCGGGGTCTCACCGAGGTCAGCCTGACAAGTGCGGTGACCGTGGGATCCAATCCGCTGCAACGGATCGCCGAACGAGTGTTCCTTCGCGCGTCCGTCACCCGGCTCGACCGTCTGATCGGCTGCCTGGCAAGAGAATTGGAGGGCCACCGTGTCTGA